Proteins from a genomic interval of Chryseobacterium indologenes:
- a CDS encoding DUF4822 domain-containing protein — MNTLKKLCYLSAAMLLSASFISCSNDDNEMIIEQQTPSQVLSSTPWETTGAKDKNGNSVALTDSSVAGYVGFAYFKTNGSFAIYNLTDVLRSMGTWSVDAQVKTRTISSLNPDGTTIFTRDVEILVLNKNEFTYRIRPNSADPSVYYDIIHTRTSHAEPANGQLTLASTPWETTGAKDKDGNSVALNDNKVAGYVGYSYFKANGTFKIFGLNDVLRSEGTWSISPDGKKRTLTTPTFTRVVDILTLNETTFTYRITPDASNPAVFYDIIHTKVNHKEPL; from the coding sequence ATGAATACACTGAAAAAATTATGTTATCTGTCTGCAGCAATGCTTTTATCAGCATCTTTTATATCGTGTTCAAATGATGACAATGAAATGATTATTGAACAGCAGACTCCTTCCCAGGTTTTATCTTCCACACCATGGGAAACAACCGGAGCTAAAGATAAAAACGGAAACAGCGTGGCATTAACTGATTCCAGCGTTGCGGGATATGTAGGTTTTGCCTATTTCAAAACTAATGGAAGCTTTGCGATCTATAATTTGACTGATGTCTTAAGGTCGATGGGAACATGGTCTGTAGATGCGCAGGTAAAAACAAGAACTATTTCTTCCCTGAACCCGGACGGAACCACTATTTTTACCCGTGATGTTGAAATTCTTGTTTTAAACAAAAATGAATTTACTTACAGAATACGTCCTAATTCTGCAGATCCTTCAGTTTATTATGACATTATCCATACAAGAACATCTCATGCTGAACCTGCCAATGGACAGCTTACATTAGCTTCTACCCCCTGGGAAACAACAGGTGCCAAAGATAAGGATGGAAACAGCGTGGCATTAAATGACAATAAAGTGGCCGGTTACGTAGGATATTCTTACTTTAAAGCTAACGGAACCTTTAAAATCTTCGGGCTAAATGATGTTTTACGCTCTGAAGGGACATGGTCTATTTCTCCGGATGGGAAAAAGAGAACACTGACTACCCCTACATTTACCAGAGTCGTGGATATTCTGACTCTCAACGAAACGACATTCACATACAGAATAACGCCTGATGCATCAAATCCGGCTGTATTTTATGATATCATCCAT
- a CDS encoding DUF434 domain-containing protein, producing MNNRNRGKNTGDDPLLDSENQLGKLRMAVQDMHYLLTRGYPEKATSELVGNRYRLKTRQVQALRGASASEHQLTTRKTKELNASDLQDKIVYLDGFNVLILLESWLSGAYIFKGLDGCLRDLSGVHGTYKRVHQTLQAIELVAAFHVENKIRKIVWIFDQPVSNSGRIKQMILDFSKENNLNWEAELQYNPDKFLSESSEIIISSDAWILDHCKEWFNLVGYLIEKENLSVNLVKTY from the coding sequence ATGAATAACAGAAACCGTGGAAAGAATACCGGTGATGATCCCTTGTTAGACTCAGAAAATCAGTTGGGTAAACTCAGAATGGCTGTGCAGGATATGCACTATTTGCTGACAAGAGGTTATCCAGAAAAAGCAACATCCGAACTGGTAGGAAACCGATACAGGTTAAAAACAAGACAGGTTCAGGCGTTGAGGGGAGCTTCAGCATCTGAGCATCAGCTGACCACCAGGAAAACAAAAGAATTGAATGCTTCAGATTTACAGGACAAAATAGTTTATCTCGATGGGTTCAATGTCCTGATATTGTTAGAAAGTTGGCTTTCGGGAGCTTATATTTTTAAAGGGCTGGACGGATGTTTACGTGATCTTTCAGGTGTTCACGGTACATATAAAAGGGTTCATCAGACCCTGCAGGCGATTGAACTGGTGGCAGCTTTTCATGTGGAGAATAAAATCCGGAAAATAGTCTGGATTTTTGATCAGCCGGTTTCCAACAGTGGCAGAATTAAACAAATGATTCTAGACTTTTCCAAAGAAAACAATCTCAACTGGGAGGCTGAGCTTCAATACAATCCAGATAAATTTTTATCCGAAAGTTCAGAAATTATTATTTCCTCAGATGCTTGGATTCTGGATCATTGCAAAGAATGGTTTAACCTTGTCGGGTATCTGATTGAGAAAGAAAATTTATCGGTGAATCTGGTGAAAACATACTGA
- a CDS encoding TatD family hydrolase translates to MNTYIDIGINLTNKQFCNEHDEIINRALDQGVDHMILTGTSVRGSKESAQIAEEYRDILFSTAGIHPHDAKSLTDQSIRELKNLLEQDHVISVGECGLDFDRDFSPRPIQEKCYKAQLELAIEVNKPLFLHERAAFKRLNEITDEYISQLPEAAVHCFTGTLDEAKIYLDKGFYLGFTGAISDERRFKHLEEVIRYVPLDRMMIETDAPFMLPKNMPRIQNRRNEPSFLPYVAQTIARLKRIEISEVADETTETARQFFRI, encoded by the coding sequence ATGAACACTTACATCGATATTGGCATTAATCTGACCAATAAACAGTTCTGTAATGAACATGATGAAATTATCAACAGGGCCTTGGATCAAGGGGTAGATCATATGATTCTCACGGGAACAAGCGTACGAGGCAGCAAAGAGTCTGCTCAAATCGCAGAAGAATACCGGGATATTTTATTTTCAACAGCCGGAATACATCCTCATGACGCTAAATCATTGACTGACCAAAGCATCAGGGAGCTTAAAAACCTTTTGGAACAAGATCACGTTATTTCTGTAGGAGAGTGCGGGCTTGATTTTGACCGCGATTTTTCTCCGAGGCCCATACAGGAAAAATGTTATAAAGCACAACTTGAGCTGGCCATAGAAGTCAATAAACCTCTTTTTCTACACGAAAGAGCAGCCTTTAAAAGGTTGAATGAAATAACAGACGAATATATTTCACAATTACCGGAAGCTGCAGTTCATTGTTTCACCGGAACTTTGGATGAAGCAAAAATATACCTGGATAAAGGATTTTACCTTGGGTTTACCGGGGCTATCAGCGACGAAAGAAGATTTAAGCATCTGGAAGAGGTGATCAGGTATGTTCCGCTCGATAGAATGATGATTGAAACCGATGCTCCGTTCATGCTTCCGAAAAATATGCCCAGAATACAGAACAGGAGAAATGAGCCCTCATTTTTGCCCTATGTGGCACAAACAATTGCCCGTTTAAAAAGAATAGAAATTTCCGAAGTTGCAGACGAAACCACAGAAACTGCCAGACAGTTTTTCAGAATATAA
- the deoD gene encoding purine-nucleoside phosphorylase yields MSIHISANKGEIAKVVLQPGDPLRAQYIAENYLENAELVSKTRGILYYTGLYKGKEITVGASGMGFPSIGIYSFELYTEYEVETIIRIGTCGAYNTDLKLFDLLNIENAASESTYAKYAWGIEDEILPHQGNIFSTINETAKELSLNAKAINIHSSDIFYRKDPATPEIATKYNCPAVEMEAFGLFANAQHLGKNAATILTVTDIIPTHEKISADQREKALNPMMELALESAIKSL; encoded by the coding sequence ATGAGTATTCACATCAGTGCCAACAAAGGAGAAATTGCTAAAGTAGTATTACAGCCGGGGGATCCGCTTCGTGCACAGTACATTGCTGAAAATTATTTAGAAAATGCTGAACTGGTAAGCAAAACCAGAGGAATATTGTATTATACCGGTCTTTACAAAGGTAAAGAAATCACTGTAGGAGCCAGTGGAATGGGTTTTCCGAGCATCGGGATCTATTCTTTTGAGCTGTATACAGAATATGAAGTAGAAACCATCATCAGAATCGGAACTTGTGGTGCTTATAATACGGATCTTAAGCTTTTTGATCTTTTAAATATTGAAAATGCTGCCAGCGAAAGTACTTATGCTAAATACGCTTGGGGAATTGAAGATGAGATTCTTCCTCACCAGGGAAATATCTTTAGTACGATCAATGAAACGGCTAAAGAATTATCATTGAATGCCAAAGCAATCAACATCCACAGTAGTGATATTTTCTACAGAAAAGATCCTGCTACTCCTGAAATTGCTACAAAATACAACTGCCCTGCAGTAGAGATGGAAGCTTTCGGATTGTTTGCCAATGCACAGCACTTAGGAAAAAATGCCGCAACGATTCTTACGGTAACGGATATCATTCCTACTCACGAAAAAATCTCAGCTGACCAAAGAGAAAAAGCTTTGAATCCAATGATGGAACTGGCTTTGGAATCGGCAATCAAGAGTTTATAA
- a CDS encoding VOC family protein: MKIEHIAIWVRDLEKSRAFYQKYFGAVSNEKYDNPLKKFQSYFLSFENGCRIEIMTRPDIQEGGNSYDSQQFGIIHLAFSAGSKEKVDDLTNLLRQDGYTIAGEPRTTGDGYYESVILDPENNIIEIVA; the protein is encoded by the coding sequence ATGAAAATTGAACACATCGCTATCTGGGTCAGAGATCTTGAAAAATCAAGAGCTTTCTATCAGAAATATTTCGGAGCTGTTTCCAATGAAAAATATGATAATCCTCTTAAGAAATTTCAGTCTTATTTCCTGAGTTTTGAGAATGGATGCCGTATTGAAATCATGACAAGGCCTGATATTCAGGAAGGGGGAAACTCCTACGATTCCCAACAGTTTGGAATCATACATCTGGCATTTTCAGCAGGAAGCAAAGAAAAAGTCGATGACCTTACCAATCTCCTGAGACAAGATGGGTATACGATTGCCGGAGAACCCCGTACGACAGGAGATGGCTATTATGAAAGTGTAATTCTCGATCCGGAAAATAATATCATTGAAATTGTCGCTTAA
- a CDS encoding AAA family ATPase, which produces MIQNINKLNTALNYVKDTFVGKNDVVDLLGICLLARENAFLYGPPGTAKSAIVRTLSKTVQDGKNFEYLLTRFTEPNEIFGPFDIRRLKEGELLTNTEGMMPEASMVFLDEIFNANSAILNSLLTALNEKIFKRGKESKHLPALMFVGASNVLPEDEALNALFDRFLIRINVDYVNPELLQQVLLAGRKLENEEETEVPGIHADEIRELQKLCRTVDLKPIYEVYLNTIMSLRNTGISISDRRAVKLQNLIAASALICGRNEAVLSDLWVLKHIWDTEEQIEILEGIINRTIEKDDHPRSHPQAMQNKTPNPEDVMKDVKILVDKWNEGTLSFEEQNVIKDKLRYLQTRCDWIRNPEQKQYIQQEIESLWQKILQTI; this is translated from the coding sequence ATGATACAGAATATCAATAAACTCAATACGGCTCTCAACTATGTAAAAGATACATTTGTTGGTAAAAATGATGTGGTAGACCTGTTGGGGATCTGTCTGCTGGCCAGAGAAAATGCTTTTTTGTACGGTCCCCCAGGTACGGCAAAATCTGCTATTGTAAGAACATTGTCAAAAACCGTTCAGGACGGTAAAAATTTTGAATATCTGTTAACACGTTTCACGGAACCTAATGAAATTTTCGGTCCTTTTGATATCCGGAGATTAAAAGAGGGTGAGCTTCTCACCAACACTGAAGGAATGATGCCGGAAGCTTCAATGGTTTTTCTGGATGAGATTTTCAATGCCAATTCAGCTATCCTGAACTCTCTTCTGACGGCTTTGAACGAAAAGATTTTCAAAAGAGGAAAAGAATCCAAACACCTGCCCGCTCTGATGTTTGTGGGAGCCAGTAACGTACTACCCGAAGATGAAGCTTTGAATGCCTTGTTTGACCGTTTTCTGATACGTATCAATGTTGATTATGTAAATCCGGAATTATTACAGCAAGTACTTTTAGCAGGAAGAAAACTCGAAAATGAAGAAGAAACAGAAGTTCCGGGAATTCATGCCGATGAAATCAGAGAACTCCAGAAACTCTGCAGAACAGTGGATCTTAAACCCATTTATGAAGTGTATCTCAATACCATTATGAGCCTTAGAAATACGGGAATAAGTATTTCAGACCGTAGAGCAGTGAAACTCCAGAATCTTATTGCAGCAAGTGCTTTAATCTGTGGAAGAAATGAAGCCGTCCTGTCTGACCTTTGGGTATTGAAGCATATTTGGGATACAGAAGAACAAATCGAAATTCTTGAAGGCATCATCAACAGGACCATTGAAAAAGATGATCATCCCCGTTCACATCCTCAGGCCATGCAGAATAAAACCCCCAATCCTGAAGACGTGATGAAAGACGTGAAAATTCTTGTTGATAAATGGAATGAAGGAACCTTGAGTTTCGAAGAACAGAATGTGATCAAAGATAAATTAAGATATCTGCAGACCCGTTGTGACTGGATCAGAAATCCCGAACAGAAACAATATATCCAGCAGGAAATTGAAAGCTTATGGCAGAAAATTCTTCAGACCATATAA